A stretch of DNA from Candidatus Neomarinimicrobiota bacterium:
TTGTCCAGTTCGGTCTCTAATGCCATAATCCCCTTTTTTCTGGCGAGTTCAGCCTTCATTATTAACTCTTCTATGACTTCCTGATGACCGACTTCTTCTTGCGTGAATGCTTGGCCGAGCACCTTAAATATGTTGAGGACATTTTTTAGGGGATAGTTGACCAGTGTGGCGGCGAATGTCCCGCCAAGGACAATGACGATGGCGTCGAGATCCAGAAACCAGCGTGGATCACCTTTATTACTGAGAATCCCTATGGTAACAAAACCGAGTCCCAGAAGTAGTCCAAGTGCTGTGCCTAAATCCATAAAGAATCCTCTTTGAAGATTATAAAGGTCGTTACTTTAAATTAATTGATGAGAAGTTAGTCAACTACGGGCATTACTGTCCAGAACGAAAGTGACCGGGCCGTCATTGGTCAATTTAACATCCATCATAGCTCCAAATCGACCCGTCTCTACAGGAATACCTTCGCTGGTTAGAAATTGTATGAACTGTGTATAGAGCTGTTCTCCCTCTGCCGGCGGTGCAGCATTCAGGAAGCTTGGACGTCTCCCCTTGCGCCAGTCGGCACAGAGCGTAAACTGACTCACAACCAGAGCAGCCCCAGCCGATTCTCTGATGGATAAGTTCATTTTGCCGTCGTCGTCATTAAAAATACGGAAATTGGATATCTTGTGGGCAAGAAATTTACAGTCTTCCTCTCTGTCACCTTGGAATACACCCAGAAAAATCAGTAGTCCCGAACCAATCTCCCCTGCTATTTCCCGGTCTATCAGGACGCTGGCTTCAGAAACTCTCTGAAGCAGGGCAATCATTAATCAACCCACACGTTTTGATCGCCGTAAATCCCTTTGAGTTTTCCAAGAAGGAGATCATCGGCAGATACGCGGACTTCGCGGGCCAGCATTTTCTTGCCATTCCCTTTTTCATCGTATACATGAAAAAAGAGGGGAGAATCCCCGGCGTGGTCCTTCGTGAGGCGAAATAAGGAGTCTACGTCCTCTTCCTTCATTTTGTCCACTTCAACTACTATGTTCACCGTTTTGGCATATCGATCCTGCACCTGATCAAGCGACAGAATTGATTCAGCGATTAATTTCAGTGTATCGTCTGTCAGTCGGGACGTAGGTCTCCCTTTGATAAAGATCAGTTTGTCTTCCTGGATTAGGTCTTTGTGGG
This window harbors:
- the dtd gene encoding D-aminoacyl-tRNA deacylase; its protein translation is MIALLQRVSEASVLIDREIAGEIGSGLLIFLGVFQGDREEDCKFLAHKISNFRIFNDDDGKMNLSIRESAGAALVVSQFTLCADWRKGRRPSFLNAAPPAEGEQLYTQFIQFLTSEGIPVETGRFGAMMDVKLTNDGPVTFVLDSNARS